One region of Hoeflea sp. 108 genomic DNA includes:
- a CDS encoding SDR family oxidoreductase, with product MAGICENRVVIVTGAGRGLGRAYALGLAAEGAKVVVNDLGVGTHGDATTETPAQQVVDEIKAMGGQAVANYDDVTDFEAGGRIVKAALDAFGDLHAVVNNAGFVRDRMFVSCTPDEWDAVLRVHLRGHFCVSRHAVDYWRAQQKAGKPVDARIINTSSGAGLQGSVGQSAYSAAKGGIASLTLVQAAELRRYGITANGLAPNARTRMTETAFAEAMQAKDGEFDIFAPENTAPLVAWLCSSASADVTGQIFELIGGKIRVCLGWNDGPEFDKGSRWDAAELGDRIKDLVATRPASKAVYGA from the coding sequence ATGGCAGGGATCTGCGAAAATAGGGTTGTGATCGTCACCGGCGCCGGACGCGGCCTCGGCCGTGCCTATGCACTGGGCCTCGCGGCCGAAGGCGCCAAGGTCGTGGTCAACGATCTCGGCGTCGGCACCCATGGCGATGCGACGACGGAGACGCCGGCGCAGCAGGTGGTGGACGAAATCAAGGCGATGGGCGGCCAGGCTGTGGCCAATTATGACGACGTGACGGATTTCGAGGCTGGCGGCCGCATCGTCAAGGCAGCACTCGACGCCTTCGGCGACCTGCATGCCGTGGTCAACAATGCCGGCTTCGTCCGCGACCGCATGTTCGTGTCGTGCACGCCGGACGAATGGGACGCTGTGCTGCGCGTACATCTGCGCGGCCATTTCTGCGTCAGCCGCCATGCGGTGGACTACTGGCGCGCGCAGCAGAAGGCTGGCAAGCCGGTCGACGCCCGCATCATCAACACCTCGTCAGGCGCCGGCCTGCAGGGCAGCGTCGGCCAGAGCGCCTACTCGGCGGCCAAGGGCGGCATCGCGTCGCTGACGCTTGTGCAGGCGGCCGAGCTTCGCCGCTATGGCATCACCGCCAATGGCCTCGCGCCCAACGCCCGCACGCGCATGACCGAGACGGCCTTTGCCGAGGCCATGCAGGCAAAGGACGGCGAGTTCGACATCTTCGCGCCGGAGAACACCGCACCGCTGGTCGCCTGGCTGTGCAGTTCGGCGTCGGCCGATGTCACCGGCCAGATTTTCGAGCTGATCGGCGGCAAGATCCGCGTCTGCCTCGGCTGGAACGACGGGCCGGAGTTCGACAAGGGCAGCCGCTGGGACGCGGCCGAGCTCGGCGACCGGATCAAGGATCTGGTGGCAACGCGTCCGGCGTCGAAGGCCGTCTACGGCGCGTAG